In one window of Spartinivicinus marinus DNA:
- a CDS encoding pilus assembly PilX family protein has translation MLTTKYPNPQYSKLISENIGQYKLAAKQQGAVLFISLIILLVLSVIGINAVDRTNLDSKISANFRDYNVAFQTAEATLMDAETFVQNNIGTLADFSDSGANGLYSKNAADSSMWQNWKNINTKEISSQKKSDFKVSGTPEYYIENYATIKPENASLNQDNYGESAALGEVEVFRVTARGVGTSPDSQVILQSMFAKQM, from the coding sequence ATGCTAACAACTAAATATCCGAACCCGCAGTATTCTAAATTAATATCTGAAAATATTGGTCAATATAAATTAGCTGCTAAACAGCAAGGTGCTGTGCTGTTTATTAGTTTAATTATTTTGTTGGTGCTATCAGTTATTGGTATTAATGCGGTAGATCGTACTAACCTGGACTCTAAAATTAGTGCAAATTTCAGAGACTATAATGTCGCATTTCAAACGGCTGAAGCAACATTAATGGATGCAGAAACCTTTGTGCAGAATAATATTGGAACGTTAGCTGACTTTTCTGATTCTGGGGCAAATGGTCTTTATTCTAAAAATGCTGCAGATAGTTCTATGTGGCAGAACTGGAAAAATATTAATACCAAGGAAATATCTTCGCAGAAAAAATCTGACTTTAAGGTTAGCGGTACTCCTGAATACTATATAGAAAATTACGCAACCATAAAACCTGAAAATGCTTCTTTGAATCAAGATAATTACGGAGAAAGTGCAGCTTTAGGTGAAGTTGAAGTTTTTCGTGTAACAGCAAGGGGAGTGGGTACTTCACCTGACTCGCAAGTTATTTTACAAAGCATGTTCGCAAAACAAATGTAG